From Kineosporia succinea, the proteins below share one genomic window:
- a CDS encoding phosphoribosyltransferase, which translates to MSTPEREILTWDLFGEASRDLARAVADSGFQPDMVIAVARGGLLPAGAISYALGVKAAGTLNVEFYSDVEETLPDPVLLEPLLDTDAIVGKNLLVVDDVADSGRTLHLVLELLRHHQPTAVRSAVLYTKPRTIVQPDFSWRETDKWINFPWSTQPPVVAGASSGDDGEAAAVV; encoded by the coding sequence ATGAGCACCCCGGAACGCGAGATCCTCACCTGGGACCTGTTCGGCGAGGCGAGCCGAGACCTGGCCCGCGCCGTCGCCGACAGTGGATTCCAGCCCGACATGGTCATCGCGGTCGCCCGCGGTGGCCTGCTGCCGGCGGGAGCCATCTCGTACGCGCTGGGCGTGAAGGCCGCGGGCACCCTGAACGTCGAGTTCTACAGCGACGTCGAGGAGACCCTGCCCGACCCGGTGCTGCTGGAGCCGCTGCTCGACACCGACGCGATCGTGGGCAAGAACCTGCTCGTCGTCGACGACGTGGCCGACTCCGGCCGCACCCTGCACCTGGTGCTCGAGCTGCTGCGGCACCACCAGCCGACGGCCGTGCGCTCGGCCGTGCTCTACACCAAGCCGCGCACGATCGTTCAGCCCGACTTCTCCTGGCGCGAGACCGACAAGTGGATCAACTTCCCCTGGTCGACGCAGCCGCCCGTGGTGGCCGGTGCGAGCAGTGGTGACGACGGGGAAGCAGCGGCTGTCGTCTGA
- a CDS encoding class I SAM-dependent methyltransferase: MAQRWAQDTTARALKPVLTVLDRRIERLARKRARQVLSESSEVLDLRTEVLQLRTELEKMRTGGYAVDLLLGSQGRRSTRLISEERLRTLAAQIAETTGAPDAYGRVVQAYRTLFELELRGVGRLAGGAPNILGKLATTPLLDPPNGEILEIGTLFGLFSGGMARQISRVGLNYRLTIIDPLADVQLQVKELKADTSGSPVTETVVRENLALAGVDPNRMRLVKGFSEDPKVQAAVSDREYGVVIIDGDHSAEGVANDLVFAEKIVAPGGIVVLDDYGDKNWPGVERATKAHLAGESRFEVAGVVATSAFLRALPEPVRGQRIPVARQADLTQLERQKQR; the protein is encoded by the coding sequence ATGGCGCAGAGATGGGCACAAGACACCACCGCGCGGGCGCTCAAGCCCGTTCTGACCGTGCTCGACCGGCGGATCGAGCGCCTGGCCCGGAAACGGGCCCGGCAGGTTCTCAGCGAGAGCAGCGAGGTGCTCGATCTGCGCACCGAGGTGCTGCAGCTGCGCACCGAGCTGGAGAAGATGCGCACCGGCGGCTACGCCGTCGACCTGCTGCTGGGGTCCCAGGGGCGCCGCAGCACCCGGCTGATCAGCGAGGAACGGTTGCGCACGCTGGCCGCGCAGATCGCCGAGACCACCGGGGCGCCCGACGCCTACGGCCGGGTCGTGCAGGCCTACCGGACGCTCTTCGAACTCGAGCTGCGGGGTGTCGGGCGGCTCGCGGGGGGCGCGCCCAACATCCTCGGCAAGCTCGCGACCACTCCGCTCCTCGATCCGCCGAACGGTGAGATCCTCGAGATCGGAACCCTTTTCGGTCTCTTCTCGGGTGGCATGGCCCGGCAGATCAGCCGCGTCGGCCTGAACTACCGGCTCACCATCATCGACCCCCTCGCCGACGTGCAGCTGCAGGTCAAGGAGCTCAAGGCCGACACCTCCGGCTCGCCGGTCACCGAGACCGTGGTGCGCGAGAACCTGGCCCTGGCCGGTGTCGACCCGAACCGGATGCGGCTGGTCAAGGGCTTCTCCGAAGACCCCAAGGTGCAGGCCGCCGTCAGCGACCGCGAGTACGGCGTCGTCATCATCGACGGCGACCACTCGGCCGAGGGGGTCGCGAACGACCTGGTCTTCGCCGAGAAGATCGTCGCCCCGGGTGGGATCGTGGTGCTCGACGACTACGGCGACAAGAACTGGCCGGGCGTCGAGCGGGCCACCAAGGCGCACCTGGCGGGCGAGAGCCGGTTCGAGGTCGCGGGGGTCGTCGCCACCAGCGCCTTCCTCCGTGCCCTGCCCGAACCCGTTCGGGGGCAGCGTATTCCGGTGGCTCGCCAGGCTGATCTGACGCAGCTGGAGCGGCAGAAGCAGCGCTGA
- a CDS encoding carbon-nitrogen hydrolase family protein, which yields MSMNVAVVQSVPDNGDLDANLQRTRELVEQAVARGADLVLFPELSLTGYDLAIATDERMWFRPGDARLAPIRRAAGSSVVAVGAFVHDGPRRLIAQLLLRADAPDLLAPKTHLHGAESDVAEPGDGPLITRIAGHDVAFAICYDTAFPAHAEAAATAGAEIYVTSVLFTEGEDLPGRMASRAVDHGLFTVAANLGGHQLGQRSAGDSGIWAPDGSCVARTTGADEEILFAPVG from the coding sequence ATGAGCATGAACGTGGCCGTGGTGCAGTCGGTGCCGGACAACGGCGACCTCGACGCCAATCTGCAGCGCACCCGGGAACTGGTCGAGCAGGCCGTCGCGCGGGGCGCCGACCTCGTGCTGTTCCCCGAGCTGTCACTCACCGGCTACGACCTGGCGATCGCGACCGACGAACGCATGTGGTTCAGGCCCGGCGATGCCCGGCTGGCCCCGATCCGGCGGGCCGCCGGCAGCAGCGTGGTCGCGGTCGGCGCGTTCGTGCACGACGGCCCGCGGCGCCTGATCGCCCAGCTCCTGCTGCGGGCCGACGCCCCGGACCTCCTCGCCCCGAAAACCCATCTGCACGGCGCGGAGTCCGACGTGGCCGAGCCCGGCGACGGCCCGCTGATCACCCGGATCGCCGGTCACGACGTGGCTTTCGCGATCTGCTACGACACCGCGTTCCCCGCCCACGCCGAGGCCGCCGCCACCGCGGGCGCCGAGATCTACGTGACGTCAGTGCTGTTCACCGAGGGCGAAGACCTGCCCGGCCGAATGGCCTCCCGCGCAGTCGATCACGGCCTCTTCACCGTCGCGGCCAACCTCGGCGGGCATCAGCTCGGGCAGCGCTCGGCCGGAGACTCGGGCATCTGGGCTCCGGACGGGTCGTGCGTCGCGCGCACGACCGGGGCGGACGAGGAGATCCTGTTCGCCCCGGTCGGCTGA
- a CDS encoding PHP domain-containing protein, translating into MLPPDNHVHSQFSWDTRSNGSMELTCARAVEIGLPAIAFTEHVDFTAWGHEDLPPGENVSIVHRDRVQPLDVEAYHATLAECRDKYPQLRILSGIETGEPHLFAGSVAAVLRSGAFERVLGSLHSVVHEGRILSPERMFALGIAPEDTMRRYFEGMLDLIKGSDVFQVLAHCDFPRRYWPTGAAPYDEALFEEEYRTVFRALATSGRALEINTRSPLWSVDLMRWWYEEGGEAVSFGSDAHVPYRVGAQFELAVDVVEAAGFRPGRDPFDFWRR; encoded by the coding sequence ATGCTTCCCCCCGACAACCACGTGCACTCCCAGTTCAGTTGGGACACCCGCAGCAACGGCTCGATGGAACTCACCTGCGCGCGAGCCGTCGAGATCGGCCTGCCCGCGATCGCGTTCACCGAGCACGTCGACTTCACCGCCTGGGGTCACGAAGACCTGCCCCCCGGCGAGAACGTCTCCATCGTGCACCGCGACCGCGTCCAGCCTCTCGACGTCGAGGCCTACCACGCCACGCTCGCCGAGTGTCGCGACAAGTATCCGCAGCTGCGCATCCTTTCCGGTATCGAGACCGGCGAACCTCACCTGTTCGCCGGAAGCGTCGCCGCCGTGCTCCGCTCGGGCGCCTTCGAGCGCGTCCTGGGCTCGCTGCACTCGGTGGTGCACGAGGGCCGCATCCTGTCCCCCGAGCGCATGTTCGCCCTCGGCATCGCCCCCGAAGACACCATGCGCCGCTACTTCGAGGGCATGCTCGACCTGATCAAGGGCTCGGACGTGTTCCAGGTGCTGGCCCACTGCGACTTCCCCCGCCGCTACTGGCCCACCGGCGCCGCCCCCTACGACGAGGCGCTGTTCGAGGAGGAGTACCGAACGGTCTTCCGCGCGCTCGCCACCAGCGGCCGGGCCCTCGAGATCAACACCCGCAGCCCGCTCTGGTCGGTCGACCTCATGCGCTGGTGGTACGAGGAGGGCGGCGAGGCCGTCTCGTTCGGCAGCGACGCCCATGTGCCCTACCGCGTCGGGGCCCAGTTCGAGCTGGCCGTCGACGTGGTCGAGGCCGCGGGCTTCCGGCCGGGGCGCGACCCCTTCGACTTCTGGCGCCGCTGA
- a CDS encoding matrixin family metalloprotease: MSSPTPSWFRTRRGRALLAAGLGGLVVVPVAVNSLSPAGAANPVSAAGIKISVAGPATVTASAAYTVTVTGDSRVCGVMEGTTNQIDKKKPYRLTFSPQNLKAGTNKLSIAAIGCSDTNSFPVYGTATKTLTVPVHVGEYSRWVAPASSDAGQRKVRLKVSTAKSGVSAKLLRGTTTVKSLGRKTGKSATYSVSPKGLKAGTYTLAVTSGGKTVKLRTTITNGWAPMLSPFPRCNTLTWNYDAKGEPARAAGIEKDLRGAFSRVATVTGLKFKQVKSGGTIEVNWGGSDRFPDGGSDAAGVGGSTVSGGRAISGALTLNSASTWVGMPGFGHDAGNFPARGGLILHELGHVLGLNHVTNKKALMYPVSSNGSPSTLTAYEKSGLKLLYPAASC; the protein is encoded by the coding sequence GTGTCGAGTCCCACACCCTCCTGGTTCCGCACCCGCCGCGGCCGGGCCCTGCTGGCCGCGGGCCTCGGTGGTCTGGTGGTGGTGCCGGTGGCCGTCAACTCGCTCTCGCCCGCGGGGGCGGCGAACCCGGTCTCGGCGGCCGGCATCAAGATCTCGGTGGCGGGCCCGGCCACGGTCACGGCCTCCGCGGCGTACACGGTCACGGTCACCGGCGACTCCCGGGTGTGCGGCGTGATGGAGGGCACGACCAACCAGATCGACAAGAAGAAGCCCTACAGGCTGACCTTCTCGCCGCAGAACCTGAAGGCGGGCACGAACAAGCTCTCGATCGCCGCCATCGGGTGCTCGGACACCAACAGCTTCCCGGTCTACGGCACGGCGACCAAGACCCTGACGGTGCCGGTGCACGTCGGGGAGTACAGCCGCTGGGTCGCCCCGGCCTCCTCCGACGCCGGGCAGCGCAAGGTGCGGCTCAAGGTCTCGACGGCGAAGTCCGGGGTCAGCGCGAAACTGCTGCGGGGGACCACGACGGTGAAGTCGCTGGGCCGTAAGACCGGCAAGAGCGCCACCTACTCGGTCAGCCCGAAGGGCCTGAAGGCGGGCACCTACACGCTGGCGGTGACCTCGGGCGGCAAGACGGTCAAGCTGCGCACCACGATCACCAACGGCTGGGCCCCGATGCTCTCGCCGTTCCCGCGCTGCAACACGCTCACCTGGAACTACGACGCCAAGGGCGAACCGGCCCGGGCCGCCGGCATCGAGAAGGACCTGCGGGGTGCGTTCAGCCGGGTCGCCACGGTGACCGGGCTGAAGTTCAAGCAGGTCAAGAGCGGCGGCACGATCGAGGTCAACTGGGGCGGGTCCGACCGGTTCCCCGACGGGGGCAGTGACGCGGCCGGTGTCGGCGGCTCCACGGTCAGCGGTGGCCGCGCGATCTCCGGCGCCCTGACGCTGAACTCGGCCTCGACCTGGGTGGGCATGCCCGGCTTCGGGCACGACGCCGGCAACTTCCCGGCCCGCGGTGGCCTGATCCTGCACGAGCTCGGGCACGTCCTGGGCCTGAACCACGTGACGAACAAGAAGGCCCTGATGTACCCGGTCTCCAGCAACGGCTCACCCTCGACGCTCACGGCCTACGAGAAGTCCGGCCTGAAGCTCCTCTACCCGGCGGCCAGCTGCTGA